A genome region from Brassica oleracea var. oleracea cultivar TO1000 chromosome C2, BOL, whole genome shotgun sequence includes the following:
- the LOC106325872 gene encoding zinc finger protein CONSTANS-LIKE 5-like, translated as MYGHISSSIASDDTCPGFLYSENILAPPLPHDHHPHYFLPPPPLMMSHHSLVTAEAVSGFGYFDSSMTTGGGGCNSCDSPSSMGSGGESLVMQRSVSSHNGFFGNLPTTAHDFVNDHDGPVRRALSAGDLPRSSRRESSAVLSESNAIIEGMSKAYKYSPEEKKEKIEKYRSKRNLRNFNKRIKYECRKTLADSRPRIRGRFARNDEISQQEQVDVIEAVVGDIDTWASFLDSFSANHFLN; from the exons ATGTATGGACATATCAGCAGCTCCATAGCCTCCGATGACACGTGTCCAGGTTTCCTATACTCCGAGAACATACTGGCTCCTCCTCTGCCGCATGATCATCACCCTCACTACTTCCTACCTCCGCCGCCTCTTATGATGAGCCACCACTCGTTAGTCACGGCCGAGGCAGTTTCAGGGTTTGGTTACTTTGATTCCAGCATGACCACTGGTGGCGGTGGATGCAACAGCTGCGACTCGCCGAGCTCGATGGGGAGCGGCGGAGAGAGTCTTGTGATGCAGAGGAGTGTGAGTAGCCATAATGGCTTTTTTGGTAATTTACCGACGACGGCCCACGATTTCGTTAACGATCATGATGGGCCAGTGAGACGGGCCCTTAGCGCCGGAGATCTACCC AGGAGTAGCAGGAGAGAGAGCAGTGCGGTGTTGAGTGAGAGCAATGCAATAATAGAAGGAATGAGCAAAGCATATAAGTATAGTCCTGAGGAGAAGAAAGAGAAGATCGAGAAATATCGTAGCAAACGAAACCTTAGGAACTTCAACAAGAGGATTAAG TATGAATGCAGGAAGACATTAGCGGACAGTAGGCCAAGAATAAGGGGGAGATTTGCAAGGAATGATGAGATTTCACAACAAGAACAAGTTGATGTTATTGAAGCCGTGGTTGGAGATATTGACACGTGGGCATCTTTTCTTGATTCTTTCTCTGCTAATCACTTCCTTAATTAG